From Pseudomonas sp. B21-028, one genomic window encodes:
- a CDS encoding MarR family winged helix-turn-helix transcriptional regulator produces the protein MSSSEPDTWFRFVRAHRCLIREIERRLAAAGLPAYAWYDALWGLESGPDGARRMNELADVMAIERYNLTRLVDRLEAEGLVTRSRASDDGRGAYAAITESGKTLRKKMWKIYEGAVDELFLSQFDDDQQRVFSQALERAANAARSSGRTK, from the coding sequence ATGTCTTCCAGCGAGCCGGATACCTGGTTCAGATTCGTCAGGGCCCATCGTTGCCTGATCCGCGAAATCGAGCGTCGACTGGCGGCTGCCGGGTTGCCTGCCTACGCCTGGTACGACGCCTTATGGGGCCTGGAAAGCGGTCCGGACGGCGCACGCCGCATGAACGAGCTGGCCGATGTCATGGCCATTGAACGCTACAACCTAACCCGCCTGGTGGACCGTCTGGAGGCGGAAGGCCTGGTCACCCGCAGCCGCGCCAGCGATGACGGTCGAGGGGCGTATGCCGCCATCACCGAGAGCGGAAAAACGTTGCGCAAGAAGATGTGGAAAATCTACGAAGGAGCGGTGGACGAATTGTTCCTGTCACAATTCGACGACGACCAGCAGCGGGTCTTCAGCCAAGCGCTGGAGCGTGCGGCCAATGCCGCGCGCAGCAGCGGTCGAACGAAATGA
- a CDS encoding transketolase-like TK C-terminal-containing protein, which yields MIGFANFNKTPETRLAAQACINKIRTLSDLHANGFSSPLYTMIDIANRLERDPGTARHVWVIRANKQPDVENCHTRISAWPLRLSPVARASEKPLLYLTSSATSAELCALSNESANRGILCNDIETLPSRWPKGAHPWVPLWLVANPQCLPFDPASGAEAQAIALAALQSLYVEGNDGFYYMALHDEPNDFLGPVDNISASQALKGMYKLTEIETDVGAPQVRLLGAGLALQSVVSAARMLGEHWGVASELWSCPSYTRLARDADKAQRWNRLHPEKPRRSAHLLDCLGSGSSPVVAVTGYAQHVADQIGAHVTSRFVALGADSTGTSSPTVDKHWIVVLALQALAQEGVIEQACVKQAMSRYLLQ from the coding sequence ATGATCGGCTTTGCCAACTTCAATAAAACACCAGAGACTCGCTTGGCCGCCCAGGCCTGCATCAATAAAATCCGAACGCTTTCAGATCTGCACGCGAATGGTTTCTCCTCGCCGCTCTACACCATGATCGACATCGCCAATCGCCTCGAGAGGGACCCGGGAACCGCCAGGCATGTCTGGGTGATCCGCGCCAACAAACAACCGGACGTCGAGAACTGTCACACCCGCATCAGTGCCTGGCCCTTGCGTTTGAGTCCCGTCGCCCGCGCCAGCGAAAAACCGCTGCTGTACCTGACCAGCTCGGCGACCTCGGCCGAACTTTGCGCGCTGTCGAACGAGTCCGCCAACCGGGGCATTTTGTGCAACGACATCGAAACCTTGCCCTCGCGATGGCCCAAGGGGGCTCATCCTTGGGTGCCGCTCTGGCTGGTGGCCAACCCACAATGCCTGCCCTTCGACCCGGCCAGCGGTGCCGAAGCGCAGGCCATTGCCCTGGCCGCCCTGCAGAGCCTGTACGTGGAAGGCAACGACGGTTTCTATTACATGGCGCTTCACGATGAACCCAACGACTTCCTCGGCCCCGTCGACAACATCAGCGCGAGCCAGGCGCTCAAGGGAATGTACAAGCTCACCGAGATCGAGACGGATGTCGGAGCACCCCAGGTTCGCTTGCTGGGCGCGGGGTTGGCATTGCAGTCGGTGGTGAGCGCAGCACGCATGCTGGGTGAGCACTGGGGTGTCGCGAGTGAATTGTGGAGTTGCCCCAGCTATACCCGCCTGGCCCGTGACGCGGATAAAGCACAACGCTGGAATCGCCTGCACCCCGAGAAGCCGAGGCGGTCTGCGCATTTGCTCGATTGCCTGGGCTCAGGGAGCAGCCCGGTCGTCGCGGTGACGGGCTACGCGCAGCACGTCGCCGATCAGATCGGCGCGCACGTCACGTCGCGGTTCGTTGCGCTTGGCGCCGACTCGACCGGGACCTCTTCGCCAACCGTGGATAAGCACTGGATCGTGGTGCTGGCGCTGCAAGCGCTGGCTCAGGAAGGTGTCATCGAACAGGCATGCGTCAAACAGGCAATGAGTCGTTACCTGCTGCAATGA
- a CDS encoding glutathione S-transferase family protein, translating into MTTASPITFYTADTPNGQKISIFLKEAGINYDVVRLNLSEGRQHSPQFLAINPNGKIPAIVDHQAGVSVFESGAILGYLSQKYACLQPDTSAEQLAVQQWLFFQVGAIGPMLGQLWWFLHGSITQNEEAIARYRKEALRLYGVVDKQLAEHRYLACNEYSIADIAAFPWLRTCEELDLDITTFTHVLRWLDAIESRPAVQAGLAESRDTPFG; encoded by the coding sequence ATGACCACGGCTTCCCCCATCACGTTTTATACGGCTGATACGCCCAACGGGCAGAAAATCAGTATTTTCTTGAAAGAGGCAGGCATCAATTACGACGTGGTGAGGCTCAACCTGTCTGAAGGGCGACAGCATTCACCGCAATTCCTCGCCATAAACCCGAACGGGAAAATCCCCGCCATCGTGGATCATCAGGCCGGGGTCTCGGTGTTCGAATCCGGAGCCATTCTGGGTTACCTGTCGCAGAAGTACGCATGCCTGCAACCTGATACATCTGCTGAACAGCTTGCTGTTCAACAGTGGTTGTTCTTCCAGGTGGGGGCCATCGGCCCGATGCTGGGCCAGCTCTGGTGGTTCTTGCATGGCAGCATCACCCAGAATGAGGAAGCGATCGCTCGTTATCGCAAAGAAGCCTTGCGCCTGTATGGTGTGGTGGACAAGCAACTGGCCGAGCACCGTTACCTGGCGTGCAACGAGTACTCCATTGCGGATATCGCCGCGTTCCCCTGGTTGCGCACCTGCGAGGAGCTGGATCTGGATATCACCACCTTCACTCATGTGCTGCGCTGGCTGGACGCGATCGAGTCGCGTCCAGCCGTACAGGCCGGGCTTGCCGAGTCTCGAGATACGCCTTTCGGTTGA
- a CDS encoding LuxR family transcriptional regulator: MNGQTMKGRRAINTGSELDERLKSTFEKCLRPLDGCHYAYFVMYKGREVRPRIFSNYPKRWLDVYKAENYHLIDPVIKHGLKCIAPFFWHEALESKTSDQGQAVFASSEKFQISDGFTFNLHDANGLFAALSISNTERRKDFEQTMMRRAAEIQMTLIQFQDRLTDCFSLSELFPELTEAGLSDRELGVLKWVVMGKAYSEIAVIHAISVRTVKFHMANIVDKLRVCNAKQAVYKAVSLGLV; encoded by the coding sequence ATGAACGGTCAGACTATGAAAGGCAGGCGAGCCATAAATACAGGGTCTGAATTGGATGAAAGACTCAAAAGTACGTTTGAAAAATGCCTGCGGCCGCTGGACGGTTGCCATTATGCTTACTTCGTCATGTATAAAGGGCGAGAGGTAAGACCGAGGATTTTTTCCAACTATCCCAAACGTTGGCTCGATGTGTATAAGGCCGAGAATTATCATCTTATCGATCCGGTCATCAAGCACGGCCTGAAATGCATAGCCCCTTTCTTCTGGCATGAAGCGCTTGAGTCCAAGACATCAGATCAAGGACAGGCGGTTTTTGCTTCCTCGGAAAAATTCCAGATATCGGACGGATTCACGTTCAACTTGCATGATGCCAATGGCTTGTTCGCTGCATTGAGCATCAGCAATACCGAGCGCCGCAAGGATTTCGAGCAGACCATGATGCGCAGGGCGGCAGAGATCCAGATGACGCTCATTCAGTTCCAGGATCGATTGACTGATTGTTTTTCCTTGAGCGAGTTGTTTCCGGAGTTGACTGAGGCCGGACTGTCGGACAGGGAGCTTGGGGTATTGAAATGGGTTGTCATGGGCAAGGCCTACAGCGAAATCGCCGTCATTCACGCCATCTCCGTACGCACCGTGAAATTCCATATGGCGAACATTGTAGACAAGCTGCGCGTCTGCAACGCCAAGCAAGCCGTCTACAAGGCCGTCAGCCTGGGGCTGGTCTGA
- a CDS encoding acyl-homoserine-lactone synthase, giving the protein MDKVSFHVINHSNASEELLADLYGLRKEIFSDRLDWRVTTHHGREVDEYDNASATYLVGLYAGRPLSSLRLINTLNSYMVEGPFRNFFKCKLPKDRSIAESSRFFVDKTRSRAMGLNRAPLTEMLLLAMHEHAAGQDLDSIITVVSQAMSRIVLRAGWRYEVLDIGEASPGEKVLLLNMPVRPENAWSLEQTIASKRRRGAPGTATVDLPSPHTRGQLQTSPRLTAL; this is encoded by the coding sequence ATGGACAAGGTCAGTTTTCACGTCATAAATCATTCAAACGCCTCGGAAGAATTATTGGCTGACCTGTATGGCTTAAGGAAGGAAATTTTTTCCGATCGACTTGACTGGCGTGTCACGACCCACCATGGAAGAGAGGTCGATGAATATGACAACGCCAGTGCAACTTATCTGGTAGGTCTCTATGCGGGGCGCCCGCTGAGTAGTTTGCGCTTGATCAATACGCTGAACTCTTATATGGTCGAAGGTCCGTTCCGAAATTTCTTCAAATGCAAACTTCCTAAAGACCGGTCGATTGCCGAATCCAGTCGTTTCTTTGTCGATAAGACCCGTTCCCGAGCCATGGGATTGAACCGAGCACCGCTGACCGAAATGCTGCTTCTGGCCATGCACGAGCACGCCGCCGGGCAGGATCTGGATTCGATCATAACGGTCGTCAGCCAAGCCATGTCGCGCATCGTTCTCAGGGCTGGCTGGCGCTACGAAGTCCTGGATATCGGCGAAGCTTCACCCGGCGAGAAGGTCTTGCTGCTCAATATGCCGGTGCGCCCTGAGAACGCTTGGAGTCTTGAGCAAACGATAGCGTCGAAACGGCGTCGCGGCGCGCCTGGGACCGCAACGGTTGATCTACCTAGCCCGCATACCCGCGGGCAGCTTCAGACCAGCCCCAGGCTGACGGCCTTGTAG
- a CDS encoding pyridoxal phosphate-dependent aminotransferase, with protein sequence MSVMTRLDDKEDITQHEISALKTRFNLADAHTHQDQSVTQREIVNRLPELWYRAQGQSQYQSEQEFIRAFFTFHGQEHALKRHDEIYLVYAASIAMHITATYLRKRNMSVGLIEPCFDNLHDLLKHMEVPLTPLDEALLQSSTDVYAKLQSAAAHVDAIFLVDPNNPTGTSMFAQGADTFVEVARYCKDHGKLLILDFCFAAFIKAAGGSRVDAYAILDDIGTQYIIMEDTGKTWPLQDTKCATIMSSQALNADIYSLVTSVLLNVSPFVLNVVTQYIRDSSDDDFESVRSVLDVNRAAARRHLQGNFLNYLTPMVETSVAWFEILREDVSADDLQAYLVGHEVYVLPGKYFYWSQPQVGQKYIRLALARKPAEFEQAVETIALALESYHG encoded by the coding sequence ATGAGTGTCATGACCCGCCTGGATGATAAAGAAGATATCACCCAACATGAAATTTCTGCCTTGAAGACACGCTTCAATCTCGCTGACGCTCATACCCATCAGGACCAAAGTGTCACCCAGCGAGAGATCGTCAACCGCCTTCCCGAACTCTGGTATCGCGCTCAAGGCCAAAGCCAGTATCAGAGCGAGCAGGAATTCATCCGGGCGTTCTTCACTTTCCATGGACAGGAGCATGCGCTCAAGCGTCACGATGAGATTTACCTGGTTTACGCGGCCTCCATTGCGATGCACATCACCGCGACCTACCTGCGCAAACGCAACATGAGCGTAGGGTTGATCGAACCTTGCTTCGACAATCTGCATGATTTGCTCAAACACATGGAGGTGCCATTGACGCCGCTGGACGAGGCCCTTCTGCAATCCTCAACGGATGTCTATGCGAAGCTTCAGTCGGCGGCGGCGCATGTCGATGCGATTTTCCTGGTGGACCCCAACAACCCGACCGGCACCAGCATGTTCGCCCAAGGCGCCGACACCTTTGTGGAAGTAGCGCGTTATTGCAAGGACCACGGCAAGCTGCTCATCCTGGATTTTTGCTTCGCCGCGTTTATCAAAGCCGCCGGAGGTAGTCGCGTTGACGCCTATGCCATCCTGGATGACATCGGTACCCAGTACATCATCATGGAGGACACGGGGAAAACCTGGCCGCTACAGGACACGAAATGCGCCACGATCATGTCCAGCCAGGCGCTTAACGCTGACATCTACAGTCTCGTGACAAGCGTATTGTTGAACGTCTCACCCTTCGTCCTGAATGTCGTGACTCAATATATCCGCGATAGCAGCGATGACGATTTCGAGTCCGTGCGTTCGGTACTTGATGTCAACCGCGCGGCCGCCCGACGCCATCTGCAGGGCAACTTCCTGAACTATCTGACGCCCATGGTCGAGACCAGTGTCGCCTGGTTTGAAATCCTCCGTGAAGACGTCTCTGCCGATGACCTGCAGGCTTACCTGGTAGGGCACGAGGTCTATGTCCTGCCAGGCAAGTACTTTTATTGGAGCCAGCCGCAGGTGGGGCAGAAATACATCCGACTGGCGTTGGCACGCAAACCTGCGGAGTTCGAACAGGCGGTTGAGACCATCGCCTTGGCATTGGAGAGCTATCATGGCTGA
- a CDS encoding DUF6190 family protein → MAEAPIAVIDATVFMGMHHSDPEVRAKSLGFFGAFYSRQVMMSFGQIGICDAIIWKKSRHLQDVYYPFMDVLHTDMDIQRQGYCNKVLKRACLEPDWAHLSVEKRLLVAHVVEHQQPFYTHDDSLCELGLLKPFLKTFPSTTSPSVFPEKLQRLYEQSMEMSIAKEDFQHVG, encoded by the coding sequence ATGGCTGAGGCACCCATTGCAGTTATCGACGCCACCGTTTTCATGGGCATGCACCACAGCGACCCCGAGGTACGCGCCAAATCGCTGGGCTTTTTCGGTGCGTTCTATTCGCGCCAGGTCATGATGAGTTTCGGTCAGATTGGTATTTGCGATGCCATCATCTGGAAAAAGAGCCGGCACTTGCAGGACGTCTATTACCCATTCATGGACGTCCTTCATACGGACATGGATATCCAGCGCCAGGGCTACTGCAACAAGGTCCTGAAACGCGCCTGTCTGGAGCCTGACTGGGCACACCTGAGTGTGGAAAAAAGATTGTTGGTTGCTCATGTCGTTGAGCACCAGCAACCTTTTTACACTCATGACGATTCTCTGTGCGAGCTGGGCTTGCTCAAGCCGTTCCTTAAAACGTTTCCTTCGACGACTTCGCCGTCCGTATTCCCTGAAAAACTTCAGCGCCTGTACGAGCAGTCCATGGAAATGAGCATTGCAAAGGAGGACTTCCAGCATGTCGGGTAA
- a CDS encoding dihydrodipicolinate synthase family protein, with the protein MSGKHIYVPLITPLDDQSRICEASVRRLLHSSRPFVDGYIPCLTSGEGWRLGKRDWLRMLELTLAHAQDKTVIAGIERATTVEVIEYARLAQDLGAQAVMFTSPFALGTSQQDMIDHYRAVHDATSLDIFIYNESALSGNEKSFDTLFAIAQLPRVIGIKDSPSQPRVQSEIERLRSEGLDYFIGWEMLLARELESDGNVVSLANLEPALCRLAIGARQTLVGGLVEALNDHFELAADDWYAQVKKELKARGVISTDRVFAEQEAMA; encoded by the coding sequence ATGTCGGGTAAGCACATCTATGTACCGTTGATCACGCCTCTGGATGATCAGTCGCGCATCTGCGAGGCCAGCGTGCGCCGGTTGCTGCATAGCTCGCGGCCGTTTGTCGATGGATACATTCCATGCCTGACTTCCGGTGAAGGCTGGCGGCTTGGAAAGCGGGACTGGCTGCGAATGTTGGAACTGACGTTGGCGCATGCACAGGACAAAACCGTCATCGCCGGCATTGAACGCGCCACGACGGTCGAAGTCATCGAATATGCACGGCTGGCGCAGGACCTTGGAGCCCAGGCGGTAATGTTCACGTCGCCTTTCGCTTTAGGCACAAGCCAGCAAGACATGATCGATCACTACCGGGCGGTCCATGACGCCACGTCGCTGGATATCTTCATCTACAACGAATCTGCGCTGTCCGGTAATGAGAAAAGCTTCGACACTTTGTTTGCCATCGCCCAGTTACCGAGAGTAATCGGCATCAAGGACTCACCGTCCCAGCCGCGTGTGCAGAGTGAAATCGAGCGCCTGCGCAGCGAGGGGCTGGATTACTTCATCGGTTGGGAAATGCTGCTGGCCAGGGAGCTGGAGTCCGACGGTAACGTCGTGTCGTTGGCCAATCTGGAACCGGCGCTTTGCCGGTTGGCAATCGGTGCTCGACAAACACTGGTCGGTGGACTGGTGGAGGCGCTCAATGACCATTTTGAACTGGCTGCGGACGATTGGTACGCCCAGGTCAAAAAGGAACTCAAAGCACGCGGCGTCATCAGCACCGACCGTGTCTTCGCAGAGCAGGAGGCCATGGCATGA
- a CDS encoding iron-containing redox enzyme family protein — MSDLQKALFLANRACIKQLKPLESHILAFERDWIESTIQKTRTVNPPTDLAALRKQLAELVEMDRSEVPPSAAYVSDHMNLDEFKILVQEFALDGLTEAQVFYHLMPRLSLAAQMPMLRMMIDEFGSGNLKRSHTTLYIDLLKELRMPTDLDFYIDVNAPAGFSFPNMFCWLTMRADDPSYFAGVITYFETVVPFFFECYTSICSRLQIQAHTYYSEHVHIDVFHAIEGQRLLKAMDVAGDLDPVKAWEGICMGRDITNAAFDGAVDKARRQQSFDKERMIERAI, encoded by the coding sequence ATGAGCGACCTGCAGAAAGCACTGTTCCTGGCGAATCGCGCTTGCATCAAGCAGCTCAAGCCACTGGAAAGCCATATTCTGGCCTTCGAGCGTGATTGGATCGAGTCGACCATCCAAAAGACGCGGACCGTCAATCCGCCGACCGATCTCGCCGCGTTACGCAAGCAATTGGCTGAACTGGTGGAGATGGACCGCAGCGAGGTCCCTCCCAGCGCTGCGTACGTGAGCGATCACATGAACCTCGACGAATTCAAGATCCTGGTACAGGAGTTCGCCCTGGATGGTTTGACCGAGGCGCAGGTGTTTTACCACCTGATGCCCCGGCTCAGCCTGGCCGCGCAAATGCCAATGCTGCGCATGATGATCGACGAGTTCGGGTCCGGTAACCTCAAGCGATCCCACACCACGTTGTATATCGATCTGCTTAAAGAATTGCGGATGCCCACTGATCTGGACTTCTATATCGACGTTAACGCGCCGGCCGGATTTTCGTTTCCCAACATGTTCTGCTGGTTGACGATGAGGGCGGATGATCCGTCGTATTTCGCAGGGGTCATCACTTACTTCGAAACCGTCGTGCCATTCTTCTTTGAATGCTACACGTCGATCTGCTCGCGTTTGCAGATCCAGGCCCACACCTACTATTCCGAGCATGTCCATATCGACGTCTTTCATGCAATTGAAGGCCAGCGTCTGCTCAAAGCGATGGACGTGGCTGGGGACCTTGACCCGGTCAAGGCGTGGGAGGGGATCTGCATGGGGCGCGATATTACCAACGCCGCGTTCGATGGGGCCGTCGATAAGGCGAGGCGCCAGCAGTCTTTCGATAAGGAGCGAATGATTGAACGAGCCATCTGA
- a CDS encoding Rieske 2Fe-2S domain-containing protein, protein MNEPSEFYRPGTFAVVIDDQHFEVPHTCPHRAGWLEHGVINQQRKSITCPLHFSVFSLETGEQLSGPPCGRLEVKRLS, encoded by the coding sequence TTGAACGAGCCATCTGAATTCTATCGCCCAGGCACGTTCGCTGTCGTCATCGACGACCAGCACTTTGAAGTGCCGCATACCTGTCCACACCGCGCCGGATGGCTGGAGCATGGAGTAATCAATCAGCAGCGCAAGAGCATCACCTGCCCCTTGCACTTTTCCGTGTTCAGCCTGGAAACGGGCGAGCAACTCAGTGGTCCGCCTTGTGGGCGTCTTGAGGTGAAGCGCTTGAGCTAG
- the dctM gene encoding C4-dicarboxylate TRAP transporter large permease protein DctM, producing MTIAFLFVALFVLMFIGVPIAISLGLAGSLTIIFFSPDSVRSLAIKLFETSEHYTLLAIPFFLLAGAFMTTGGVARRLIDFANACVGHIRGGLAIAAVLACMLFAALSGSSPATVAAVGSIAIAGMVRSGYPQSFGAGIVCNAGTLGILIPPSIVMVVYAAATETSVGKLFMAGVVPGLLLGLALMVAIYIVAVKKNLPALPRATFREWLSTARKALWGLLLMIIILGGIYSGMFTPTEAAAVAAVYSAFIALFVYKDLTFRETPKVLLESAKLSIMLMFIIANAMLFAHVLTTEQLPQQITAWVIDAGLTPVTFLLVVNIVLLVAGAFMEPSAIILILAPILFPIATQLGIDPIHLGIIMVVNLEIGLITPPVGLNLFVTSAVTGMSLPATIRAAMPWLMILLAFLVLITYVPWISLALPNWLGMS from the coding sequence ATGACCATCGCCTTCCTGTTCGTGGCACTGTTCGTGCTGATGTTCATCGGCGTGCCTATTGCCATTTCACTGGGGTTGGCCGGTTCGCTGACCATTATTTTCTTCAGCCCGGACTCGGTACGCTCCCTGGCGATCAAGCTGTTCGAAACCTCTGAACACTACACACTGCTGGCCATTCCATTCTTCCTGTTGGCCGGTGCGTTCATGACCACCGGTGGCGTGGCACGACGGCTGATCGACTTCGCCAACGCCTGCGTCGGCCACATCCGCGGCGGCCTGGCGATTGCCGCGGTGCTGGCGTGCATGTTGTTTGCGGCGCTGTCCGGCTCAAGCCCGGCGACCGTGGCCGCGGTCGGTTCCATTGCCATTGCCGGCATGGTGCGCTCGGGTTATCCACAATCGTTCGGCGCCGGCATCGTGTGCAACGCCGGGACCCTGGGCATCCTGATCCCGCCCTCGATCGTAATGGTGGTGTATGCCGCCGCGACCGAGACCTCCGTGGGCAAGCTGTTCATGGCCGGTGTGGTGCCTGGTTTGCTGCTGGGCCTGGCGCTGATGGTAGCGATCTACATCGTCGCAGTGAAAAAGAACCTGCCGGCCCTGCCCCGGGCGACGTTTCGCGAGTGGCTGTCCACCGCGCGCAAGGCCCTGTGGGGCCTGCTGTTGATGATCATCATCCTCGGCGGGATCTATTCGGGGATGTTCACTCCGACCGAAGCGGCCGCGGTGGCAGCGGTGTATTCGGCGTTCATCGCCTTGTTCGTCTACAAGGACCTCACGTTCCGTGAAACGCCGAAGGTGCTGCTGGAGTCGGCCAAGCTGAGCATCATGCTGATGTTCATCATCGCCAACGCCATGCTCTTCGCCCACGTGCTGACCACCGAGCAACTTCCCCAGCAAATCACTGCATGGGTGATCGATGCCGGGCTCACGCCTGTGACGTTCCTGTTGGTAGTGAACATCGTGCTACTGGTTGCCGGCGCGTTCATGGAGCCATCGGCAATCATCCTGATCCTGGCACCGATCCTGTTCCCCATCGCCACGCAATTGGGCATCGATCCGATCCACCTGGGCATCATCATGGTAGTGAACCTGGAGATCGGGTTGATTACACCGCCGGTGGGTCTGAACCTGTTCGTGACCTCGGCGGTGACCGGCATGTCCCTGCCTGCCACCATCCGTGCGGCCATGCCGTGGTTGATGATCCTGCTGGCGTTCCTGGTGCTGATTACCTATGTGCCGTGGATCTCGCTGGCGTTGCCGAACTGGTTGGGGATGAGTTGA
- a CDS encoding TRAP transporter small permease, with amino-acid sequence MNAFRRIWEHFEEGFIAFLLAAMTLVTFVYVVLNNLYTVFYSIGDNWAAASESAFAIGDGIMNMAQAMTWSSSLTKALFGWLIFFGLSYGVRTAGHIGVDALVKLASKPVQRFIGVIACLFCLTYAGLLAVASYEWINTLMIAQIGAEDLGQFGIMQWHIGLIVPVGFTLVFIRFAEILVRILRNRQTGLGLADEAAEAIKLTEHEEDKP; translated from the coding sequence ATGAACGCTTTTCGGCGCATCTGGGAACACTTCGAGGAAGGTTTCATTGCCTTCCTTCTGGCCGCCATGACGTTGGTCACTTTCGTTTATGTCGTGCTCAATAACCTCTACACCGTTTTTTACAGCATTGGCGACAACTGGGCTGCCGCCAGCGAGTCGGCCTTTGCCATTGGCGACGGCATCATGAACATGGCCCAGGCCATGACCTGGAGCAGCTCGCTGACCAAGGCGCTGTTCGGCTGGTTGATCTTTTTCGGCTTGTCGTATGGCGTGCGCACCGCCGGGCATATCGGCGTCGACGCGCTGGTGAAACTGGCCAGCAAACCGGTGCAACGCTTTATCGGCGTGATCGCCTGCCTGTTCTGCCTGACCTACGCCGGGCTGCTGGCGGTGGCGAGCTATGAATGGATCAATACCTTGATGATCGCGCAGATCGGCGCCGAGGACCTGGGCCAGTTCGGCATCATGCAATGGCACATCGGGTTGATCGTACCGGTGGGTTTCACCTTGGTATTCATCCGCTTCGCGGAAATCCTCGTGCGCATCCTGAGGAATCGCCAGACAGGCCTGGGCCTGGCCGATGAAGCGGCGGAAGCCATTAAGTTGACCGAACACGAGGAAGACAAGCCATGA
- the dctP gene encoding C4-dicarboxylate TRAP substrate-binding protein DctP, whose product MFKPIWKALVCTLALSALSTAMAADPVIIKFSHVVAEQTPKGQGALLFKKLVEERLPGKVKVEVYPNSSLFGDGKEMEALLLGDVQMIAPSLAKFEQYTKSVQLFDLPFLFDDISAVDRFQLSPDGQKLLKSMESKNITGLAYWHNGMKQLSANKPLREPKDARGLKFRVQASAVLEEQFKAVNANPRKMSFAEVYQGLQTGVVNGAENPYSNIYSQKMHEVQKYITESNHGVLDYMLITNTTFWNGLQPDVRAELDKIIKEVTTQVNKEAEQLNQDAKQKIVDAKTTEIITLTPEQRGEWRDKMKPVWKKFEGDIGADLIKAAEASNKAQ is encoded by the coding sequence ATGTTCAAACCTATCTGGAAAGCACTCGTCTGTACCCTCGCCCTCAGCGCACTGAGCACGGCCATGGCGGCTGACCCGGTCATCATCAAGTTCTCTCACGTGGTGGCCGAACAAACGCCAAAGGGCCAGGGCGCGTTGCTGTTCAAGAAGTTGGTGGAAGAACGTCTGCCGGGCAAAGTGAAGGTAGAGGTCTACCCCAACTCCTCACTGTTCGGCGACGGTAAGGAGATGGAAGCCCTGCTGTTGGGTGATGTGCAGATGATTGCGCCTTCCCTGGCCAAGTTCGAGCAATACACCAAGAGCGTGCAGTTGTTCGACCTGCCGTTCCTGTTCGATGACATTTCTGCCGTGGACCGATTCCAGCTGAGCCCTGATGGGCAGAAGCTGCTCAAGTCCATGGAAAGCAAGAACATCACCGGGCTGGCTTATTGGCACAACGGCATGAAGCAGCTGTCGGCCAACAAGCCGCTGCGTGAACCCAAGGATGCCCGTGGCCTGAAGTTCCGGGTACAGGCGTCGGCCGTACTGGAAGAACAGTTCAAGGCGGTGAACGCCAACCCGCGCAAGATGAGTTTCGCCGAGGTGTACCAAGGCCTGCAGACCGGCGTGGTCAATGGTGCGGAAAACCCGTACTCGAACATCTACAGCCAGAAAATGCATGAAGTCCAGAAGTACATCACCGAATCCAACCACGGTGTACTCGACTACATGCTGATCACCAACACTACGTTCTGGAACGGTCTGCAACCCGATGTCCGTGCCGAACTGGACAAGATCATCAAGGAAGTCACTACCCAGGTAAACAAGGAAGCCGAACAACTGAACCAGGACGCCAAGCAAAAAATCGTCGACGCCAAAACCACCGAGATCATCACGCTCACACCTGAACAGCGTGGCGAATGGCGCGACAAGATGAAACCGGTGTGGAAGAAGTTCGAAGGCGACATCGGTGCTGATCTGATCAAAGCGGCCGAAGCCTCCAATAAAGCTCAGTAA